Within Paenibacillus albicereus, the genomic segment GGCTGCACGTCGCGCACGTACTCCGCGCCGATCGTCTCGAACGCGCAGGTCTCGGAGGCGAACACGTAGCCGTCGCCGAGCCGTCCCATGACGAGCGGACGCAGGCCGTTCGTGTCGGAAGCGACGAGCAGCCGCTCGTTGGTCATGATGAGGAAGGCGAAGCCGCCGACGATACGCCGCAGCGCGTCTCGGGCCGCGCTCACGAAGTCCTTGGGCGAGCGCGCGATCAGATGCGCGATGACCTCCGTGTCGCTCGTCGTCTGGAAGATCGAGCCCATGCCCTCCAGCTCGCGGCGGATCGAAGGCGCGTTGACGATGTTGCCGTTGGTCGCCACGGCGAGGTCGCCGTCGCGGTACTTGAACACGAGCGGCTGCGCGTTGCCGAGCTGGCTCGCGCCGGACGTCGAGTAGCGCACATGCCCGATCGCGCGGTCGCCCGGCAGCGAGGCGAGGATGTCGGTCGTGAACACTTCCTTGACGAGGCCCATGCCGCGATGGTAGGCGAAGCCTCCGGTCGCGCTGTCCACCGTGCAGACGCCCGAGCTTTCCTCGCCGCGATGCTGCAGCGCATGCAGGCCGTAGTACGACAGCGACGAGGCGTCCGGCGTGCCGAACACGCCGAACACGCCGCATTCCTCCTTGAGCTTGTCGAAAATATCGTCGCGGCCGATGCCCGCGTTGTAGTGGGCGTCCTCCCAGGCGCGCGACACCGCGCGCAGCTCCTCGGAGCCGGCGACGGCATAACGGCCGCCGTCGGCAAGCGCCGGCGGCGCCTCGCCGGCAGCCGCCGTGCCGTCCGCGCGGAGGACGGGGGCGCTGTCCGCGCCCTCGCCCCAGCGGGAGCCGGGCTGGACCGCCAGCCTTATTTCATCCGGCATGGGATCGCTTCCTTCCACACGCTCCGCAGCTCGGCGACCGCGGCCTTCACGCCCGGCTTGCCGTTCACGCGGATGTCCAGCTCCTCTCCGCCGACCGTGCCGATCTCCGCATGCGGGACGCCGCGCTCCGCCAGCAGCGCCAGCAGCTCGCCCTTGCGCTCCGGCGACGCGCTCAGCAGGATGCGCGACTGCGACTCGCTGAACAGCGCATGGTCCGGACGCAGGTCCGTCGCCACGTCTACTCTCGCGCCGAGGCCGCGGCCGAAGCTCGCCTCCGCCAGCGCCGTCGCCAGCCCGCCCTCGGACAGGTCATGCGCAGAAGCGACGAGGCCGGCGCGGATCGCCGCCTGGACCGCGTCCAGCAGCGTCTTTTCGACCGCCAGGTCCAGCGCCGGAGGACGTCCCTCCGCCTTGCCGCCGCGCACCTGTTGCAGCTCGCTGCCGCCGAACTCGGCGCGGGTCTCGCCGATCAGGATGACGGAGTCTCCCGCCCGCTTGAACTCCTGCGTCGTGATGAAGTCGATGTCGTCGATCAGGCCGACCATGCCGATGACCGGCGTCGGGTAGATCGCGCCTTTGGCGTTCTCGTTGTACAGGCTGACGTTGCCGCCGATGACCGGCGTCTCCAGCACGCGGCAAGCCTCGCTCATGCCGTCGGCCGATTTTTCGAGCTGCCAGAACACCTCCGGCTTCTCCGGACTGCCGAAGTTGAGGTTGTCCGTGATCGCCAGCGGCTGCGCGCCGGAGCAGACGATGTTGCGCGCCGCTTCGGCGACCGCGATCGCGCCGCCGACCTCGGGGTCGAGGTAGACGTAGCGGCCGTTGCAGTCGGTCGTCATCGCCAGCGCCTTGCGCGTGCCCGGCACGAGCACGACGGCCGCGTCCGAGCCGGGAGGCACCGCGGTGCCCGTACGCACCATGTAGTCGTACTGCCGGTATACCCACTCCTTGCTCGCGACCGTCGGGGAGCCCAGCACGTCCTTGAGCGCGCCCGTCAGGTCCGTGATCTCCTCGAAAGCCGCCGTGTCGATCGACGCGCTCGCCGCGTAGGAGGCCGGCTCCTGCGAAG encodes:
- the purF gene encoding amidophosphoribosyltransferase; translated protein: MPDEIRLAVQPGSRWGEGADSAPVLRADGTAAAGEAPPALADGGRYAVAGSEELRAVSRAWEDAHYNAGIGRDDIFDKLKEECGVFGVFGTPDASSLSYYGLHALQHRGEESSGVCTVDSATGGFAYHRGMGLVKEVFTTDILASLPGDRAIGHVRYSTSGASQLGNAQPLVFKYRDGDLAVATNGNIVNAPSIRRELEGMGSIFQTTSDTEVIAHLIARSPKDFVSAARDALRRIVGGFAFLIMTNERLLVASDTNGLRPLVMGRLGDGYVFASETCAFETIGAEYVRDVQPGELLILDADGLHEDRFDQEERRASCAMEYIYFARPDSDINEVNIHTARKQMGRRLAVEAFVDADIVVGVPDSSISAAIGYAEQTGIPYEMGLIKNKYSGRTFIQPSQELREKGVKMKLSAVRKIVQGKRVVMIDDSIVRGTTSLRIVNMLREAGAAEVHVRISSPPFANPCYYGIDTPDRRELIASSKTVEEIREAINADSLYFLSAEGLIESASVPGDSKGGGLCLACFNNDYPTPVDESSDKSCSC